The Flavobacteriales bacterium genome contains the following window.
GGACCGTCTGCGCGGGCTCACCTATCAGGAGATCGCGGCCAAAGGCGGCGGCATCCTGAACAGCGCGCGCAAACTGCGGGAGGCCAGCGAGGATGACCTCTTTGTCGCAGCCAAGGCACGCGTGGAAGAACTCATGCGGCTCGGCACGGTGGCCATCGAGATCAAAAGCGGTTACGGCCTTTCGTTGGAAGCCGAACTGAAGATGCTGCGCGTGGTGAAGCGGCTGAAGGAGGCGCTGCCCCTGCAGGTGAAAGCCACGTTGCTCGGCGCGCACGCATTGCCCACCGAATTCAAGGAGCACCGCTCAGCTTACCTGGACATGGTGGTGAACGAGCTCATCCCCGCCGCGGCCCGGGAAGGACTCGCCGATTTCGTGGATGTGTTCTGCGAAACGAACTACTTCACCGTGCCGGAGATGGTGCGCGTGCTGGAAGCCGGAGCCAAGCATGGCCTTCGCGGCAAAGTGCACGTCAACCAGTTCACTTCCATCGGCGCCATCGAAGCCGCCGTGGAGCACGACTGCCTAAGTGTTGATCACTTGGAAGTCATGAACGATGGGGATATCAAGTCTCTCTCTCCCCTCTCCACCGGAGAGGGGCCGGGGGTGAGGTCAAACTCGCCATTGCCCACACTCCTCCCCGGCTGCTCCTTCTTCCTCGGGATCCATTACGCTCCAGCCCGCCGCCTCATGCAGCAAGGTTGCGCCGTGGCCTTGGCTAGCGACTTCAACCCCGGCAGCACCCCTAATGGCAATATGAACCTGGTGCTGTCGCTGGCCTGCACACAGCTGAAGATGCTGCCGGAGGAAGCCATCAACGCCGCCACGCTCAACGCCGCAGCGGCCATGGACCTGTCGCACGAGGTGGGCAGCTTGAGCATCGGCAAGCGCGCCAGCTTCATCGTTACCACGCCGCTACATTCGCCGGCCGCGCTGCCCTACTATTTCGGCAGCGACAACATCGACACCGTCGTCATTGATGGAAGGATCATCCGGGCCGGAGAAGCAGTGGCCTGAACCCAACGACAAGGGGCTGCCCAGCCATCCGTTCCGCCCGCCGGGACTGGAGATGATGATGGGGCTGGGCTTGTTCTTCAGCGCCTTCATGGTGCAACAGATGGGCTTGCTCTGGGGCTTCTCCACGCACCCGCACGTGGAAGCGGCCAAAGCCGAGGCCCCGCTGGAAGACGTGATCGAGGCCTTGCAGCACCACGGCGATGTGGTCTCCTGGTCCGTCGGCTGGGGTGGCACCATCGGCACATTGACCATCCTGCTGTTCGTGGCGCTGTGGAAGAAGAAGCAATGGCGCTCCTTCCTTGCGTTGCGCACCCCACCGCTCAAGACAGCGCTGAAATGGATGGGGATCTTCCTCGCGTTCGCGCTGGTTATTGAGCTCGTGGTTTCGCAGTTCGAGGTGTTGCAGGACCCCTTCACGGCGGAAGTCGTCGGCACCGTCACCAAACCGTTCCTGTTCATCCTGTGCATGGGCATCATCGGCCCGCTCTTCGAGGAACTGGCGTTCCGTGGTCTGTTCTACGGAAGCCTGCGCTACCTCCTGGACAAGCATGTGGCCATCGCCATCGTCAGCGGTGTGTTCACCGTGCTGCACATGCAGTACTCGCTGGCCATCATGTTCACACAAGTGTTCCCCCTGGCCGTGCTGCTGGGCTATGTGCGCAGCGAGACCAACAGTCTTTGGCCGGGCCTGCTCATCCACATACTGGTGAACAGCAGTGCCCTCTTCATCGCGAGTGCCTGACCGGCACGTTCAACTCCTCACCTCCATGACCGCTCCCATCATCGAATGCGTGCCCAACATCAGCGAGGGCCGCGACCGCCAGAAGATCGACGCCATCGTTGCCGCAGCCGCCAGTGTGGACGGTGTGCGCGTGCTGGATGTCGATCCCGGCAAAGCCACCAACCGCACCGTCATCACGTTCGTGGGCGCGCCCGGGCCGGTTTGCGAAGCCGCCTTCCGCTTGGTGAAGAAAGCGCAGGAGCTCATCGACATGCGCAACCACACGGGCGAGCACCCGCGCTTCGGCGCCACCGATGTGTGCCCCTTGGTGCCCATCAGCGGCATCAGCATGGAGGAGGTGGTGCCCTACGCGAAGAAGCTCGGCGAACGCATCGGCAAGGAGCTCGGCATACCGGTATACAACTACGAGTTCGCGGCCAGCGAGGAGAAACGCCGCAACCTGGCCAACAACCGCGCAGGCGAGTACGAAGGACTTCCGAAGAAGCTGATGGACCCCGCGTGGAAACCTGACTTCGGTCCGGCCGAGTTCAACGAGAGCGTGGCGCGCAGTGGCGCCATTGCCGTGGGTGCCCGCAAGTTGCTGGTGGCCTACAACGTGAACCTTAACACCACGAGCACGCGCCGCGCCAACGCCATCGCCTTCGACATACGCGAGGCAGGTCGCAAGGTGAAGCAGGCCGATGGCAGCGAGCAGCAGGTGCCCGGCAAGCTGAAGAGCGTGAAAGGCATCGGCTGGTTCATTGAGGAGTACGGCATCGCACAGCTCTCGCTCAACCTCACCGACATCGACATCGCGCCCATGCACATCGCTTTCGATGAGGCTTGCAAGAGCGCACAGGAGCGCGGCATCCGTGTCACAGGCAGCGAGCTGGTGGGCCTGGTGCCGAAGAAGGCCCTGCTCGATGCGGCCGACTTCTACCTCGCACGCCAACAGCGCAGCCTCGGCATCAGCGAGCGCGAGAAGATCAAGATCGCGGTGAAGTCGATGGGCCTCGACGACCTGGCGCCGTTCGACCCGGAGAAACGCGTGATCGAATACCTGCTCGCCGACACCAAGGACGAACGCCTGGTTCGCATGGACCTCAAGCGCTTCAGCGAGGAAACGGCCGCCGAAAGCCCCGCCCCGGGCGGTGGCAGCGTTGCGGCCTACTGCGGTGCGCTCGGTGCCGCGCTGGGTACCATGGTGGCCAACCTCAGCGCGCACAAACGCGGCTGGGACGAGCGTTGGGAAGAATTC
Protein-coding sequences here:
- a CDS encoding imidazolonepropionase, coding for MSRLLIKNAKALLGTHPAGALRVHGGDMATLPRIEDGWLLAENGRITALGSMDTWPGITDWNGLEVIDATGRFVLPGWCDPHTHAVFAATREEEWVDRLRGLTYQEIAAKGGGILNSARKLREASEDDLFVAAKARVEELMRLGTVAIEIKSGYGLSLEAELKMLRVVKRLKEALPLQVKATLLGAHALPTEFKEHRSAYLDMVVNELIPAAAREGLADFVDVFCETNYFTVPEMVRVLEAGAKHGLRGKVHVNQFTSIGAIEAAVEHDCLSVDHLEVMNDGDIKSLSPLSTGEGPGVRSNSPLPTLLPGCSFFLGIHYAPARRLMQQGCAVALASDFNPGSTPNGNMNLVLSLACTQLKMLPEEAINAATLNAAAAMDLSHEVGSLSIGKRASFIVTTPLHSPAALPYYFGSDNIDTVVIDGRIIRAGEAVA
- a CDS encoding CPBP family intramembrane metalloprotease, with translation MEGSSGPEKQWPEPNDKGLPSHPFRPPGLEMMMGLGLFFSAFMVQQMGLLWGFSTHPHVEAAKAEAPLEDVIEALQHHGDVVSWSVGWGGTIGTLTILLFVALWKKKQWRSFLALRTPPLKTALKWMGIFLAFALVIELVVSQFEVLQDPFTAEVVGTVTKPFLFILCMGIIGPLFEELAFRGLFYGSLRYLLDKHVAIAIVSGVFTVLHMQYSLAIMFTQVFPLAVLLGYVRSETNSLWPGLLIHILVNSSALFIASA
- the ftcD gene encoding glutamate formimidoyltransferase, whose product is MTAPIIECVPNISEGRDRQKIDAIVAAAASVDGVRVLDVDPGKATNRTVITFVGAPGPVCEAAFRLVKKAQELIDMRNHTGEHPRFGATDVCPLVPISGISMEEVVPYAKKLGERIGKELGIPVYNYEFAASEEKRRNLANNRAGEYEGLPKKLMDPAWKPDFGPAEFNESVARSGAIAVGARKLLVAYNVNLNTTSTRRANAIAFDIREAGRKVKQADGSEQQVPGKLKSVKGIGWFIEEYGIAQLSLNLTDIDIAPMHIAFDEACKSAQERGIRVTGSELVGLVPKKALLDAADFYLARQQRSLGISEREKIKIAVKSMGLDDLAPFDPEKRVIEYLLADTKDERLVRMDLKRFSEETAAESPAPGGGSVAAYCGALGAALGTMVANLSAHKRGWDERWEEFSQWAVKGEALRQQLIALVDEDTRAFDAIIAAMQLPKGSPEQVEARKAAIREATKGAILTPLRTLELCVECMTVAKAMADSGLKASVSDAGVGALCARAGALGAYLNVRINCAGLDDEAWKKDVLAKAEAWKKKAEEEEAAVMAVVLGKV